One Thermosphaera aggregans DNA segment encodes these proteins:
- a CDS encoding YHS domain-containing protein, whose translation MVVYLSQKQVDPVCGMSVDPGSARFKTVYKGKIYYFCSRRCLEEFEKNPEHYLTHGPSGMPE comes from the coding sequence ATGGTGGTTTATTTGAGCCAGAAGCAGGTAGACCCTGTGTGCGGAATGAGCGTCGACCCCGGGAGCGCGCGGTTTAAAACAGTGTACAAGGGGAAGATATACTACTTCTGTAGCAGGAGATGTCTCGAAGAGTTTGAGAAAAACCCTGAGCACTACCTCACCCACGGCCCCAGCGGCATGCCCGAGTAG